A part of Larkinella insperata genomic DNA contains:
- a CDS encoding capsule assembly Wzi family protein, whose amino-acid sequence MPQRRRIIIGLVAGWLAVGLISSCGLAQRVDSSRSIRAQVDVGAWVGTARSQPFWLRANQYGTAPSNTPSATVRAAVWKEYSRSDTVHRRRSRLDWGFGLNPVVNAGAPSRVLLGEAYLKGKWGWLELLAGRWRQPIGLGDSTLSSGSVVVSDNALPIPKVQLATRGYVPFGFLRNWVAINAGYAHGWFNVPYIQGSYLHQKYLYWRFGKPTGLIRVHAGLNHQVQWGGRADYLIGSNVAVNGKLPSQFKYYDDVILAINPTAWDNDDFTSFDGAYRIGNHLGSMDLAVEISTRAGEWFLYHQHLYEDQSGLLWINAPDGLTGLSWSRSKPGSGVVQLNRVVVEVLSTLNQSGPTFDLVGARFQGNDNYYNHGQYREGWSYLGRSLGTPFVAPGGELVPRAQSGAFFPNNRVRMGYVGVSGRLFRSINWTSRLAYSRNYGTFSTPYAVPPGQFSGLIAAQAPIGNWPGVQLHVSLAVDQGKLLNNTVGGYIGLTRRW is encoded by the coding sequence ATGCCACAACGGCGCAGAATCATCATCGGACTGGTGGCTGGTTGGCTGGCCGTGGGCCTGATAAGCTCCTGCGGGCTTGCTCAGCGAGTGGATAGCAGCCGGAGCATCCGGGCGCAGGTTGATGTGGGTGCTTGGGTGGGAACTGCGCGTAGCCAGCCGTTCTGGCTGCGCGCGAACCAATACGGCACGGCCCCGTCAAACACGCCATCGGCTACGGTCCGGGCGGCCGTCTGGAAAGAATATTCCCGTTCCGACACGGTTCACAGACGCCGATCGCGGCTCGATTGGGGGTTTGGCCTGAACCCGGTGGTCAATGCGGGGGCACCTTCGCGGGTGTTGCTGGGCGAAGCGTATCTGAAAGGAAAATGGGGGTGGCTGGAGCTTTTGGCCGGACGCTGGCGGCAACCCATCGGTCTGGGTGATTCGACGCTCTCTTCCGGCTCTGTCGTTGTTTCCGACAATGCACTGCCCATTCCCAAAGTGCAATTAGCAACGCGGGGGTACGTTCCTTTCGGATTTCTCAGAAACTGGGTGGCGATCAACGCGGGTTACGCGCACGGCTGGTTTAATGTGCCGTACATCCAGGGTTCCTATCTGCATCAGAAATACCTGTACTGGCGGTTCGGTAAACCAACTGGCCTGATACGGGTCCATGCCGGGTTAAACCATCAGGTTCAGTGGGGCGGCCGGGCCGATTATCTGATCGGATCGAACGTGGCGGTTAATGGAAAGCTGCCTTCGCAGTTTAAATACTACGACGATGTTATTCTGGCCATCAACCCAACGGCCTGGGACAACGACGACTTTACCAGCTTTGACGGGGCCTACCGAATCGGTAACCACCTCGGCAGTATGGACTTGGCCGTTGAAATCAGCACGCGGGCCGGCGAGTGGTTTCTTTACCACCAGCACCTCTACGAAGATCAGTCCGGCCTGCTGTGGATAAACGCACCGGATGGGCTGACGGGCCTGAGCTGGTCGAGAAGCAAGCCGGGCAGTGGGGTGGTCCAGCTCAATCGGGTGGTTGTGGAGGTGCTCAGTACCCTAAATCAAAGCGGGCCTACGTTTGATCTGGTGGGCGCCCGGTTTCAGGGCAACGACAATTACTACAACCACGGGCAATACCGCGAGGGCTGGTCGTACCTGGGCCGGAGCCTGGGCACCCCGTTTGTCGCGCCGGGAGGGGAGTTGGTGCCCCGTGCGCAGAGTGGCGCTTTCTTTCCCAACAACCGCGTAAGAATGGGGTACGTGGGAGTGAGCGGTCGGCTTTTTCGCTCCATCAACTGGACCAGCCGACTGGCCTACAGCCGGAATTACGGTACTTTTTCAACCCCGTATGCCGTGCCGCCCGGTCAATTCTCGGGTTTGATAGCCGCGCAGGCCCCCATAGGCAACTGGCCCGGTGTTCAGCTCCATGTCTCGCTGGCGGTCGATCAGGGAAAGCTGCTGAACAATACCGTGGGCGGGTACATCGGTCTGACCAGGCGCTGGTAA
- a CDS encoding S8 family serine peptidase, with the protein MLKRLSLLFFALLLVGSSIGYAQRIPLYRPEQQKRLQSLSKSLKNSSDENYRLATRQARRLAWPLAFRHPQGGKVVLFGISETGEPLYLRSLSNVSAARTTHTTDLRAGGSLNLNLTGGSEAMNGRLGIWEVDGVRTTHRELTGRVTQQDNERTADDHATHVSGTLIASGVNPLAQGMAPGANLKAWNSTSDASEMSAAGTTILLSNHSYGSVAGWDYDESGNLTWYGDDNVSQTEDYKFGFYNSITSNYDRVAYNAPYYLPVFSAGNSRGTSGPTNGQSYRLANGRTSTLPRRSNGVYDNIPYTATGKNQLTVGAANLVPGGVEDGSQVQIASFSSTGPTDDGRIKPDLMGAGVNLFSSIATTDSAYATYSGTSMASPNVTGSLFLLQELYQQRNNGQFMRASTLKGLALHTANDAGNAGPDYTFGWGILDDRRAAQVILNDATNHLLAENSLQQGATFTRTVTASGNGPLVVTICWTDPEGTVSTATAANLNNRTPKLVNDLDVRVTDGQTTFQPWVLDPSNPSNAATTGDNIRDNVEQVYIPYAIPGKTYTITITHKGTLQNTMQDYALLVSGIGPKAYCASTASSDQDSRMTGVVFGALRNTTAAGCAAYNDFTNQHVDVSPGQTVPLDVTLGTCGGAYPKRVRAYLDWNADGDFDDANELLGISQVITGTDTYRTTVTVPGTVPIGSLTLLRLVAVETTEAATIIPCGTYGKGETQDYLVRFVRPVRDVAVTGLLSPADAFCQNTGQVEVTVRNLGTAVQTAVPVRVRITDAQGALVQESTSTATVQPFEETIVVFPGSLNLPAGQTYTFTLSTDLPDDQNTSNNQLTVARSTASGISANATAYTCGTDPTVNLRATNPDGTVFWYTTPTGGQPVAVGSSASLTSVTGQTLYAGLNDFSGTVGPATKSVFPGGGYNQFTPAVTVTTYVPLRLESARLYIGNSGRITFTVTRADGTTVSRVTIPVTATRTSPAAGIQSDDPNDPGAVYTLGLDIPQPGRYQINISYADGATIYRNNSGVTGYPFTIPGIVAITGNTADENSATYYYYFYDLHVTSTGCGSVSRTEVPVQNRAVLVQARVTPSDSAFVCAGSTLTLSAPTGVDLAYQWQRDGQVLTGATSSTLGVTTGGTFRVTVTEASGCQTTSSPTAVELRTPEQPTVDRNSLLLTSSLPGANQWYLNGNPVAGATGQTYYITRSGTYTVQNTQRGCVAEARALAVQLTAAEEEALGRSVVTLTPNPSPSQMTVVYQAPDETDRTIAVTVYSMLGQPMITRPLSRRNNRQHTYNFDCSVWAVGTYIIRVTDAGTTLTQRFMKK; encoded by the coding sequence ATGCTTAAACGGCTATCCCTTCTTTTTTTTGCTTTACTGCTTGTCGGATCATCCATCGGATACGCCCAGCGCATTCCGCTGTACCGCCCGGAGCAGCAGAAAAGGCTTCAGAGTTTATCCAAATCGCTTAAAAATAGCTCCGACGAAAATTACCGGCTGGCTACCCGGCAGGCTCGACGGCTGGCCTGGCCCTTGGCTTTCCGGCATCCGCAGGGCGGGAAAGTCGTTTTGTTTGGGATCAGCGAAACCGGCGAACCGCTGTACCTGCGTAGTTTGTCGAATGTATCGGCCGCCCGCACCACCCACACCACTGACCTTCGCGCCGGAGGCTCGCTGAACCTCAACTTAACCGGCGGCAGCGAAGCGATGAACGGCCGGCTGGGCATCTGGGAGGTGGATGGGGTTCGAACGACTCACCGGGAGCTGACGGGGCGCGTTACCCAGCAGGATAACGAACGAACCGCCGACGACCACGCCACGCATGTTTCGGGAACACTCATCGCCAGCGGGGTCAATCCGTTGGCGCAGGGGATGGCACCCGGCGCAAACCTGAAAGCTTGGAATTCCACCAGTGATGCGTCCGAAATGAGTGCCGCCGGGACTACCATTCTGCTTTCCAATCACTCTTACGGGAGTGTGGCGGGCTGGGATTACGACGAGTCGGGCAACCTGACCTGGTACGGCGACGATAATGTTAGCCAGACGGAGGATTACAAGTTTGGGTTTTACAATTCCATAACCAGCAATTACGACCGGGTGGCGTACAATGCACCGTATTACCTGCCGGTTTTTTCCGCTGGCAATTCGCGGGGCACATCCGGCCCTACCAACGGGCAGTCGTACCGTCTGGCCAACGGCCGCACCAGCACGCTGCCCCGGCGCTCAAACGGGGTTTACGACAACATACCGTATACGGCCACCGGGAAAAACCAACTGACCGTCGGGGCGGCCAACCTGGTGCCGGGCGGGGTGGAAGACGGCTCCCAGGTGCAAATTGCTAGCTTCAGTAGCACCGGACCTACCGACGACGGGCGCATTAAACCCGATTTGATGGGCGCCGGTGTCAACCTGTTTTCCAGCATCGCAACCACCGACAGTGCCTACGCTACCTACAGCGGTACGTCGATGGCTTCTCCCAACGTAACAGGAAGTTTGTTTCTGCTTCAGGAGTTGTACCAGCAACGCAACAACGGGCAGTTCATGCGGGCTTCGACCCTCAAGGGGCTGGCGTTGCACACGGCCAACGATGCCGGAAATGCGGGTCCGGATTACACCTTCGGCTGGGGGATCCTGGACGATCGGCGGGCGGCTCAGGTGATTCTCAACGACGCTACTAACCATCTGCTGGCCGAAAATTCGCTTCAGCAGGGCGCAACTTTTACCCGCACTGTAACGGCCAGCGGCAATGGCCCGCTGGTGGTCACCATCTGTTGGACAGACCCCGAAGGAACGGTATCCACCGCAACGGCGGCCAACCTCAACAACCGGACGCCCAAGTTAGTCAACGACCTGGATGTGCGGGTCACCGATGGACAAACCACGTTTCAGCCCTGGGTGCTGGACCCCAGCAATCCGTCAAATGCGGCCACCACCGGCGACAACATTCGCGACAATGTCGAGCAGGTTTACATTCCTTATGCCATTCCGGGAAAGACGTACACCATCACCATCACGCACAAAGGAACCCTCCAGAACACGATGCAGGACTATGCGCTGCTGGTGAGTGGGATCGGACCGAAAGCCTATTGTGCTTCAACGGCTTCGTCGGATCAAGATTCCCGGATGACGGGGGTAGTTTTTGGGGCATTGCGGAACACGACGGCCGCCGGGTGTGCGGCTTATAACGATTTTACAAACCAGCATGTCGATGTGTCGCCCGGGCAAACCGTGCCGCTTGACGTGACGCTGGGAACGTGCGGAGGTGCTTATCCGAAAAGGGTAAGAGCTTACCTGGACTGGAACGCCGATGGCGATTTTGACGACGCCAACGAACTGCTGGGAATCTCGCAGGTGATTACCGGCACCGATACGTACCGAACTACGGTGACGGTGCCCGGTACCGTACCGATTGGCAGCCTGACCTTGCTGCGGCTGGTAGCCGTTGAAACGACCGAAGCGGCCACTATCATCCCTTGTGGAACCTACGGGAAGGGAGAAACGCAGGATTACCTGGTTCGTTTTGTCCGTCCGGTCCGGGATGTGGCCGTAACGGGGTTGCTTTCGCCCGCCGACGCCTTCTGCCAGAACACCGGTCAGGTGGAAGTAACGGTTAGAAATCTGGGTACAGCCGTGCAGACCGCTGTGCCGGTGCGCGTACGAATCACGGATGCGCAGGGAGCGCTCGTGCAGGAATCAACCAGCACCGCAACGGTTCAGCCCTTCGAAGAAACCATTGTCGTATTTCCCGGGAGCTTGAATCTGCCCGCTGGCCAGACGTATACGTTTACGCTATCGACCGACCTGCCCGACGATCAGAACACGTCCAATAACCAGTTGACGGTGGCCCGTTCGACGGCATCCGGGATCTCGGCCAATGCAACGGCGTACACCTGCGGAACAGACCCGACGGTCAATCTGCGGGCTACCAACCCGGACGGGACGGTATTTTGGTATACTACACCAACGGGCGGCCAGCCGGTGGCGGTCGGCAGCTCCGCATCCTTGACTTCCGTCACGGGGCAGACACTCTACGCGGGTTTGAATGATTTTTCCGGAACGGTCGGCCCGGCTACCAAATCGGTTTTTCCGGGGGGCGGTTACAACCAGTTTACACCTGCCGTGACGGTGACGACTTACGTGCCGCTCCGGCTGGAAAGCGCCCGGTTGTATATCGGTAATTCGGGCCGGATCACGTTTACCGTTACCAGGGCCGACGGAACCACGGTGAGCCGTGTCACGATTCCGGTTACGGCCACCCGGACCAGCCCGGCCGCCGGTATTCAGTCCGACGATCCGAACGATCCGGGGGCGGTCTACACGTTGGGGCTGGACATTCCGCAGCCGGGCCGCTATCAGATCAACATCAGCTACGCCGACGGGGCAACAATTTACCGCAACAACAGTGGTGTTACGGGGTATCCCTTCACGATTCCGGGCATTGTCGCCATTACCGGCAATACGGCCGACGAGAATTCAGCGACGTACTATTACTATTTCTATGACCTTCACGTGACGTCAACCGGCTGCGGATCGGTTAGCCGGACGGAGGTGCCGGTGCAGAACCGGGCGGTGTTGGTGCAGGCCCGCGTGACGCCCTCCGACAGTGCATTTGTCTGTGCAGGCAGTACCCTGACGTTGTCGGCACCAACCGGCGTAGACCTGGCCTACCAGTGGCAAAGAGACGGACAGGTGCTTACGGGCGCCACCAGTTCGACCCTGGGCGTAACAACCGGCGGGACTTTCCGCGTTACGGTGACCGAAGCCAGCGGGTGCCAAACCACCTCGTCGCCGACGGCCGTTGAACTGCGGACACCCGAACAGCCGACCGTCGACCGAAACAGCCTGTTGCTGACCTCCAGCCTGCCCGGTGCCAACCAGTGGTACCTGAACGGTAATCCCGTCGCGGGAGCCACGGGGCAAACCTATTACATCACTCGATCGGGAACGTATACGGTGCAAAATACCCAGCGCGGGTGTGTGGCTGAAGCGCGGGCGCTGGCAGTTCAGTTGACGGCGGCTGAAGAAGAAGCCCTGGGCCGTTCGGTTGTAACGCTGACGCCAAATCCGTCGCCCAGCCAGATGACGGTAGTGTATCAGGCTCCGGATGAAACCGACCGAACCATTGCCGTAACGGTTTATTCGATGCTGGGGCAACCGATGATCACCCGCCCGTTAAGTCGGCGTAACAACCGGCAACACACCTACAATTTTGATTGTTCAGTGTGGGCGGTGGGTACGTACATTATCCGCGTCACTGACGCCGGAACGACCCTGACCCAACGATTCATGAAGAAGTAG